In Neisseriaceae bacterium CLB008, one genomic interval encodes:
- a CDS encoding LysE family translocator, translating to MIDATTLGLFSLACLALLLSPGPNLLFVLGHGTTYGFKAAFAASLGIFCTDLILTAITALGLSAAVSSWPPTLLLLRYGGASYLAYLAYRTWQQPLIFSHNGPVTPSTPLIFSRALGNSLLNPKALIFFMLFLPQFVHAENGPVPTQLWLLGLTLSAFSIVVNSSLGALAASVQRYCLRHPQFAIWQTKGLAVLLGLLALRLLIT from the coding sequence ATGATCGACGCCACAACTTTGGGGCTCTTTAGCCTCGCCTGCCTTGCCCTACTCTTGTCACCCGGACCTAACCTCTTATTCGTCCTCGGTCATGGCACCACTTATGGCTTTAAGGCGGCCTTTGCCGCTAGCCTAGGGATTTTTTGCACCGACCTCATCCTCACGGCCATCACGGCCCTAGGCCTAAGCGCCGCCGTCAGCAGCTGGCCGCCCACCCTCCTATTGCTGCGCTACGGCGGAGCCAGCTATTTGGCCTATCTGGCCTACCGCACTTGGCAGCAGCCTTTGATCTTCAGCCATAACGGCCCCGTCACCCCCAGCACCCCTTTGATCTTTAGCCGTGCCTTAGGCAATAGCCTGCTGAACCCCAAGGCCTTAATTTTTTTCATGCTGTTCCTCCCTCAATTTGTCCACGCAGAAAATGGCCCGGTGCCAACCCAGCTGTGGCTGCTCGGCCTCACCCTCAGCGCCTTCAGCATCGTCGTTAACTCAAGCCTAGGCGCACTGGCCGCCAGCGTTCAGCGTTACTGCCTGCGCCACCCTCAATTTGCCATTTGGCAAACCAAGGGCTTGGCCGTGCTGCTAGGACTATTGGCCTTACGCCTACTGATCACCTAA
- a CDS encoding PLP-dependent aminotransferase family protein, with protein MPKLRYPTIVAALAAQIRAGHFKVGAQLPTLRALMRQHGIALATATRVYQELSEQGLVTKEVGRGTFVRALSLPEGQGLQQSELAAHWVDLAFNYPVLPQQLGQLREGLRQLAQRNDLMTLLVSAPQGGHLHERHTIAKHLRNRGLRVPAEQVLLVNGAQQGLAVTLSALLKPEDVLVTDALTYPGLKALAQQQRLRLQTIPSQGTGMDLTALEALCQKQRIKAVYCMPTVHNPLGWVLSAADRQTLVRLARRHDFILIEDAAYAFLAEPAPRPLYTYAPERTVYVSGLSKSVAPGLRVGWVVAPEPWVAALALAIRLQGWHTPTVMVALACQWIESGLIDTLEVDKRADAAQRQQLMRQVFEGLPWQAHRQGYFVWLPLSDTVRAEEIAALLYAQGIVVTTAEPFSASGAAPQALRLALGSVPLPRLRQALLAVRALVAD; from the coding sequence ATGCCCAAACTTCGTTATCCCACCATTGTGGCGGCGCTGGCCGCTCAGATTCGCGCCGGCCATTTTAAAGTGGGCGCACAGCTGCCCACGCTGCGTGCGCTGATGCGGCAGCATGGCATTGCCTTAGCCACCGCCACGCGGGTGTATCAAGAGCTGTCGGAGCAAGGTTTGGTAACAAAAGAGGTAGGGCGCGGCACGTTTGTACGAGCGTTGAGCCTGCCTGAAGGACAAGGCCTACAGCAAAGTGAGCTGGCTGCGCACTGGGTCGATTTGGCCTTTAATTATCCGGTGCTGCCGCAGCAGCTGGGTCAGCTGCGTGAAGGGCTACGGCAACTGGCGCAGCGTAATGATTTGATGACGCTGCTGGTGTCGGCTCCCCAGGGTGGTCACCTGCATGAGCGGCACACCATTGCCAAGCATTTACGCAACCGTGGTTTGCGGGTGCCGGCTGAACAAGTATTGTTGGTCAATGGGGCGCAACAAGGTTTAGCAGTAACCTTGAGTGCCTTACTCAAACCAGAAGATGTATTGGTGACTGATGCGTTGACTTATCCAGGCTTAAAGGCGCTGGCGCAGCAACAGCGCCTTCGTCTTCAAACCATACCGAGTCAGGGCACGGGGATGGATTTGACGGCTTTAGAAGCGCTGTGCCAAAAACAGCGCATTAAGGCGGTGTACTGTATGCCGACGGTGCACAATCCTTTGGGGTGGGTGTTGTCTGCGGCGGATCGGCAAACGCTGGTGCGGCTGGCTCGACGACATGACTTTATATTGATTGAGGACGCCGCCTATGCTTTTTTGGCTGAACCTGCGCCTAGGCCACTCTATACCTATGCGCCAGAACGGACGGTTTATGTGTCTGGCCTGTCTAAAAGCGTGGCACCGGGCCTGCGGGTCGGTTGGGTGGTGGCGCCAGAGCCTTGGGTGGCCGCGTTGGCCTTGGCCATTCGTCTGCAAGGGTGGCATACGCCTACGGTGATGGTGGCCTTAGCCTGTCAATGGATTGAAAGTGGTTTGATTGACACCTTGGAAGTCGACAAACGAGCGGATGCCGCGCAGCGTCAGCAGCTGATGCGCCAAGTGTTTGAGGGCTTGCCGTGGCAGGCTCATCGCCAGGGGTATTTTGTGTGGCTGCCGCTGTCGGATACGGTGCGAGCGGAAGAAATCGCGGCCTTGCTTTACGCTCAGGGCATTGTGGTGACGACGGCTGAGCCGTTTAGTGCCTCCGGGGCGGCACCGCAGGCGCTTCGGCTGGCATTGGGTTCGGTACCGTTGCCGCGTTTACGCCAGGCGCTGCTGGCGGTACGCGCTCTGGTGGCGGATTAG
- the cutA gene encoding divalent-cation tolerance protein CutA, producing MTPCLVWCSIDTKDNAERLAHLLVQQQLAACVSIVPNLTSVYVWAGATEQSQECLLMIKSSTECFSALSAAIVTHHPYEVPEIIMQPITAGHPPYLAWMQSQLTPPTP from the coding sequence ATGACCCCATGCTTGGTTTGGTGCAGCATTGACACCAAAGACAACGCCGAACGCCTCGCCCACCTGCTGGTCCAGCAACAGCTGGCCGCCTGCGTCAGCATTGTGCCCAACCTCACCTCCGTTTACGTTTGGGCAGGTGCTACTGAACAGTCGCAAGAATGCTTGTTGATGATTAAGTCCAGCACTGAATGCTTTAGCGCGCTCAGCGCCGCCATCGTCACACATCATCCTTATGAAGTACCCGAAATCATCATGCAGCCGATCACAGCAGGCCATCCACCCTACTTGGCTTGGATGCAATCGCAGCTAACCCCGCCTACGCCCTAA
- a CDS encoding NAD(P)H-dependent flavin oxidoreductase encodes MQHSFSPLRIRDRELIPIVQGGMGVGVSAHKLSSAVARQNGVGTIASVDLRHLHEDLLAQSKENQTQENYDTLNRIALDREIKSALADAQGQGMIAVNVMKAVKDHPALVRQACESGAHAIVMGAGLPLDLPEMTDNFPDVSLFPILSESRGIGIVLKRWMKKNRLPDAIVIEHPNHAAGHLGAATIAGLDDARFDFHRVLEETFETFKKLGLESEKIPLILAGGMANFDKIKIALKDWGASAVQVGTAFAVTEEGDAHINFKNTLAGAEKEEVVEFMSVAGLPARGVMTPFLKSYLKREEVLQANAKADPRRCTQGINCLTTCGLRDGLDKIGQFCIDLKLAAAWRGEVNKGLFFRGKDPLPFGNKIRTVQDTIQYLLTGEAEGLVLGNKA; translated from the coding sequence ATGCAACATTCTTTTTCCCCATTACGCATACGCGACCGCGAACTCATTCCGATTGTTCAAGGCGGCATGGGTGTTGGTGTCTCCGCACACAAGCTGTCTAGCGCCGTAGCGCGCCAAAATGGCGTGGGCACGATTGCCAGCGTCGACCTGCGCCATCTGCACGAAGACTTACTGGCACAATCTAAAGAAAATCAAACCCAAGAAAACTACGACACGTTAAACCGCATTGCCCTAGATCGGGAAATTAAATCCGCTTTAGCCGATGCGCAAGGCCAAGGCATGATTGCGGTCAACGTCATGAAAGCGGTTAAGGACCACCCTGCCCTAGTACGCCAAGCCTGCGAATCAGGCGCTCACGCCATCGTGATGGGTGCAGGCCTACCGCTAGACTTACCTGAGATGACCGACAACTTCCCCGACGTGTCTTTATTCCCCATTCTGTCCGAGTCGCGCGGCATCGGCATTGTGTTAAAACGCTGGATGAAAAAGAATCGTCTACCCGACGCCATCGTGATTGAACACCCTAATCATGCAGCAGGCCATTTGGGCGCTGCCACCATTGCTGGCTTAGACGACGCACGCTTTGACTTTCACCGTGTACTGGAAGAAACCTTCGAAACGTTTAAAAAACTGGGTTTAGAATCAGAAAAAATTCCGTTGATTTTGGCCGGCGGCATGGCCAATTTTGACAAAATTAAGATCGCGCTTAAAGATTGGGGTGCTTCTGCTGTTCAGGTGGGCACCGCCTTTGCCGTCACCGAAGAAGGCGACGCTCACATCAACTTTAAAAATACTTTAGCCGGCGCAGAAAAAGAAGAAGTGGTTGAATTCATGTCCGTGGCCGGCCTACCCGCCCGCGGCGTCATGACCCCCTTCTTGAAAAGCTATTTAAAACGCGAAGAAGTACTGCAAGCCAATGCCAAAGCCGACCCGCGCCGCTGCACTCAAGGCATTAACTGCTTAACCACCTGCGGCCTGCGCGATGGCCTAGACAAAATTGGTCAGTTTTGTATTGACTTAAAGCTGGCTGCCGCTTGGCGTGGTGAGGTCAACAAAGGCCTATTCTTCCGCGGTAAAGATCCATTGCCCTTCGGCAACAAAATCCGCACCGTCCAAGACACCATCCAATATTTATTGACCGGCGAAGCAGAAGGCCTGGTTCTAGGCAATAAAGCCTAA
- a CDS encoding efflux RND transporter periplasmic adaptor subunit, whose translation MRPHVNKLLTVGLTTLALSIALTGCKKQEAPQAPPAVPVTLLTVQAQDVPVQFEYVGQAAGSREVEVRARVGGILQKRLFIEGRSVKAGDVLFQLDPAPFQAAFDQASAALAVEQAQLTRTKQDFDRIVPLYNEQAVSRKDYDDAKAAYLAAQASVEASRARLQEARINLGYTRVVAPISGVTSLEAVSEGSLITNTSAEGSLLTKISQLDPLYVNFSIAEGDSLRLRDMLQSGQLTMSNDQNYVATIRLGNGQMYQHEGVVSFTDNIVDTTTGSVKARAVFPNPTGDIMPGQFVRVILKGAERPNVITVPQNVVLSSQQGNQVWIMDKDGKAQPRMVTLGEESGNNVIVESGLKVGDKVVTDNLMKIRAPGTPLQSAPAKAAAPAPAKNAAPAAEPAAPAQDAEPKAAAKPAAE comes from the coding sequence GTGAGACCGCACGTCAATAAACTATTAACAGTTGGTTTGACCACTTTGGCATTGTCTATTGCCTTGACCGGCTGTAAAAAACAAGAAGCACCTCAAGCCCCCCCTGCCGTACCCGTGACCTTACTGACTGTTCAGGCTCAAGATGTGCCCGTACAGTTTGAGTATGTGGGCCAAGCGGCAGGTTCAAGAGAAGTTGAAGTCCGCGCACGCGTGGGCGGTATTTTGCAAAAACGCTTATTTATTGAAGGGCGCTCTGTTAAAGCCGGCGACGTGCTGTTTCAGTTAGATCCAGCGCCATTCCAAGCGGCTTTTGACCAAGCGAGTGCCGCCTTGGCGGTAGAGCAAGCGCAGCTCACGCGTACCAAGCAAGACTTCGACCGTATCGTGCCCCTTTACAACGAACAAGCGGTTTCACGTAAAGACTACGACGATGCTAAAGCGGCCTATTTAGCCGCCCAGGCCAGCGTTGAGGCCAGCCGTGCTCGTCTACAAGAAGCCCGCATCAACTTAGGCTATACCCGCGTTGTCGCCCCCATTTCTGGCGTGACCAGTCTGGAAGCGGTTTCTGAAGGTAGCTTGATCACCAATACCAGCGCCGAAGGCAGCCTACTGACCAAGATTTCCCAGCTTGATCCACTGTACGTGAACTTCAGCATTGCTGAGGGCGACTCTTTGCGTCTGCGCGACATGTTGCAAAGCGGTCAGCTGACCATGAGCAATGATCAAAACTACGTGGCGACGATTCGCTTGGGCAACGGCCAAATGTATCAACACGAAGGTGTGGTGAGCTTTACCGACAACATTGTTGACACCACCACCGGCAGCGTTAAGGCTCGTGCTGTGTTCCCTAACCCGACAGGCGACATCATGCCCGGTCAGTTTGTACGCGTGATTTTAAAGGGTGCTGAACGTCCAAACGTGATCACCGTACCGCAAAACGTGGTCTTGAGCAGCCAGCAAGGCAATCAAGTATGGATTATGGATAAAGATGGCAAGGCACAACCACGTATGGTGACGTTGGGTGAAGAGTCTGGCAATAACGTCATCGTTGAATCAGGTTTGAAAGTGGGCGATAAAGTGGTCACCGATAACTTGATGAAGATTCGTGCCCCAGGTACGCCATTGCAAAGTGCGCCAGCCAAAGCGGCTGCGCCGGCCCCTGCTAAAAACGCGGCGCCAGCAGCAGAACCTGCTGCCCCAGCCCAAGATGCCGAGCCAAAAGCTGCGGCCAAACCTGCTGCTGAATAA
- a CDS encoding efflux RND transporter permease subunit — translation MFSEFFIRRPIFATVLSIVIMLAGGLSLKALPIEQFPDIVPPVVNVSATYPGASAEVVSNTVAAPLEQAINGVDDMLYIQSTSNSSGALSLSVTFKIGTDADEATINVNNRVQSALSGIPEEVRRQGVDVRKRSNSFLQVISVFSPDQSHDTLFLSNYATLNLVDALKRVDGVGEVQNFAAQDYAMRIWMRPDKMAQLSVNTSDVAAAIREQNAQFAAGKIGALPTKDRLDFTYTVTTQGRMSEPSEFENIIIRSNPDGSKILLKDIARLELGALSYDFKGEHNGRPTVPVGIFLAPGANQVATADAVRATLDEMSKTFPAGVEYGIPYDTTKFVNASIKEVVKTFIEALILVFLVVYLFLQNWRATLIPCIAVPVSIIGTFAVMYLLGFTINTLTLFGLVLAIGIVVDDAIVVLENVERIMRTEGLNALDASIKAMREVAGALVAIVLVLAAVFVPVAFIGGIAGEMYKQFAITIAVSVAISGLVALTLTPALCAVFLDEHDDEKKPNRFFQGFNNFFDRATHKYTAGVRFFVKRMLLGFGVLAAVCVASWGLVGQIPSSLAPEEDQGFVFGATMLPEGTNLERTHDAMQKLDKILVENDNIEEVMSFSGFDILSGGAKSSSGVSFIILKDWGSRAGQENSSFGVIGSLFGATAGLRDSFTLFLNPPPISGMSNTGGFEGYVQSRESASPEALSRVMNDFVAAAAQRPELQGVQTTFTANVPQISVELDREKARALGVPITDVFDTMQSMFGSLYVNDFNKFGRVYKVQMQSEADYRARVSDIGNMYVRSSGGQMVPLTALVNVKRTVGPEIMERFNVFTAGKIMGNPAPGYSSGEALDAMEALAADVLPEGYALAWSGSAFQEKSTQGSTVVVFAFGLLMVFLILAAQYERWTLPIAVLLAVPFALFGALLANWMRGLQFDIYFQVALVTLIGLAAKNAILIVEFAVQQMEDEGKNVWEASIEAARLRFRPIVMTSLAFMMGVLPLAISSGAGSASRHSIGTGVIGGMLAATFIAIIFVPMFFVFIMTLGKKGKGKDKDSREDKEPTSINGEGV, via the coding sequence ATGTTTTCAGAATTTTTTATTCGCCGACCGATTTTCGCAACCGTTTTATCGATTGTGATTATGTTGGCAGGCGGCCTGTCCTTAAAGGCCTTGCCGATTGAGCAGTTCCCTGACATCGTTCCGCCGGTTGTGAACGTGTCGGCTACCTACCCAGGTGCTTCTGCTGAGGTGGTATCCAATACGGTTGCGGCGCCATTAGAGCAGGCGATTAACGGGGTGGACGACATGCTGTACATCCAGTCCACCAGTAACTCTAGCGGTGCTTTGTCGTTGAGCGTGACCTTTAAAATTGGTACCGACGCCGACGAAGCCACCATTAACGTCAATAACCGCGTGCAAAGTGCACTTTCTGGTATTCCTGAGGAAGTGCGTCGTCAGGGCGTGGACGTGCGTAAGCGTTCGAACTCGTTCTTGCAGGTGATCAGCGTGTTCTCTCCGGACCAAAGCCACGATACGCTGTTTTTAAGTAACTATGCCACGTTGAACTTAGTGGATGCCCTGAAACGTGTTGATGGTGTGGGTGAAGTGCAGAACTTTGCCGCGCAAGACTACGCCATGCGTATTTGGATGCGTCCTGACAAAATGGCTCAGTTAAGCGTGAACACCAGCGATGTGGCGGCAGCCATTCGTGAGCAAAACGCCCAGTTTGCGGCCGGTAAAATTGGCGCATTGCCCACTAAAGATCGCCTAGATTTCACCTATACCGTGACCACTCAAGGCCGTATGAGCGAGCCAAGCGAGTTTGAAAACATCATTATTCGTTCGAATCCTGATGGTTCTAAAATCTTGCTCAAAGACATTGCGCGTTTGGAATTGGGTGCATTGAGCTATGACTTTAAAGGTGAGCACAACGGTCGTCCGACCGTACCCGTGGGGATTTTCTTGGCCCCTGGCGCGAACCAAGTGGCGACAGCTGATGCGGTACGCGCCACCCTAGATGAAATGTCTAAAACCTTCCCAGCAGGGGTGGAGTATGGCATTCCTTACGACACCACGAAGTTCGTGAACGCGTCGATTAAAGAAGTGGTGAAAACGTTTATTGAAGCGTTGATCTTGGTGTTCTTGGTGGTGTATTTATTCTTGCAAAACTGGCGCGCCACGCTGATTCCGTGTATTGCGGTACCGGTGTCGATTATCGGGACGTTTGCGGTGATGTATTTGCTGGGCTTTACCATCAATACCTTGACGCTCTTTGGACTGGTGTTGGCCATTGGTATTGTGGTGGATGACGCCATTGTGGTGTTGGAAAACGTTGAGCGGATCATGCGGACCGAAGGCTTGAATGCTTTGGATGCATCGATTAAAGCGATGCGCGAAGTGGCCGGTGCGCTGGTGGCGATTGTGTTGGTATTGGCGGCGGTGTTCGTACCGGTGGCCTTTATTGGCGGTATTGCTGGCGAGATGTATAAACAGTTTGCGATTACGATTGCCGTGTCGGTCGCGATTTCTGGCCTCGTGGCTTTGACCTTGACGCCTGCCTTGTGTGCGGTGTTCTTGGATGAGCATGACGATGAGAAAAAACCGAACCGCTTCTTCCAAGGGTTTAATAATTTCTTTGATAGAGCCACCCATAAATACACGGCCGGCGTTCGCTTCTTTGTGAAACGTATGCTGCTGGGCTTTGGTGTGTTGGCTGCTGTTTGTGTGGCCTCTTGGGGCTTGGTTGGTCAAATTCCAAGCTCTTTGGCGCCGGAAGAAGACCAAGGTTTTGTGTTTGGTGCGACGATGTTGCCTGAGGGCACCAACCTTGAGCGTACCCACGACGCCATGCAAAAGCTGGATAAGATTTTGGTTGAGAATGACAATATTGAAGAAGTCATGAGCTTCTCTGGCTTTGATATTTTGTCTGGTGGTGCGAAGAGTAGCTCTGGCGTGTCGTTTATTATCCTGAAGGATTGGGGTAGCCGTGCCGGTCAAGAAAACTCATCGTTTGGCGTGATTGGTAGCCTATTTGGCGCCACCGCTGGCTTGCGCGACAGCTTTACTTTATTCCTAAACCCACCGCCGATTTCAGGCATGTCGAATACGGGTGGTTTTGAGGGCTATGTTCAAAGCCGTGAGAGCGCTTCGCCAGAAGCCTTGAGCCGTGTGATGAATGATTTTGTGGCCGCGGCCGCACAGCGCCCAGAATTGCAGGGCGTGCAAACCACCTTTACGGCCAACGTACCGCAGATCAGCGTGGAGCTAGACCGTGAAAAAGCCCGTGCATTGGGCGTGCCGATCACCGACGTATTTGACACCATGCAAAGTATGTTTGGCTCGCTGTACGTGAATGACTTTAATAAGTTCGGTCGCGTGTATAAGGTACAAATGCAGTCTGAAGCAGACTACCGCGCCCGGGTGTCTGATATTGGCAATATGTATGTACGCTCAAGCGGTGGCCAGATGGTGCCCTTGACTGCCTTGGTTAACGTGAAGCGTACGGTTGGCCCTGAGATCATGGAACGCTTTAACGTGTTTACCGCAGGTAAAATCATGGGTAACCCAGCCCCAGGCTATAGCTCGGGCGAGGCACTGGATGCAATGGAGGCTTTAGCGGCAGACGTCTTGCCTGAAGGTTATGCTTTGGCTTGGTCTGGCTCTGCCTTCCAAGAGAAGTCAACTCAGGGCTCGACCGTGGTCGTGTTCGCCTTCGGCCTATTGATGGTGTTCTTGATCTTGGCCGCTCAGTATGAGCGTTGGACCTTACCGATTGCCGTTCTGTTGGCGGTGCCGTTTGCCTTATTTGGTGCGCTGTTGGCCAACTGGATGCGTGGCCTACAGTTTGACATTTACTTCCAGGTGGCATTAGTGACCCTGATTGGTCTGGCGGCGAAGAACGCGATTCTGATTGTGGAGTTCGCGGTGCAGCAAATGGAAGACGAAGGCAAAAACGTTTGGGAGGCTTCTATTGAGGCGGCTCGCCTACGGTTCCGTCCGATTGTGATGACATCTTTAGCCTTTATGATGGGCGTGTTGCCATTGGCCATCAGTAGCGGTGCCGGTTCTGCCAGCCGCCACTCGATTGGTACGGGCGTGATCGGTGGGATGTTGGCTGCGACGTTTATTGCCATTATCTTTGTGCCGATGTTCTTTGTGTTCATCATGACCTTGGGTAAAAAAGGCAAGGGTAAGGACAAAGACAGCCGTGAGGATAAAGAACCCACGAGCATTAACGGGGAAGGGGTGTAA
- a CDS encoding efflux transporter outer membrane subunit, with the protein MKKIMTMAVVMALTGCSVMPTYHQPETPLPAGFNVESTQGQDLSVLVADEWWQNFGDSSLNLLVTSALIYNQDLVAAQARVEEAAANAGIARSALFPTVDVNGNFARQRTSQETTAPGQDLIGDVRTGNAQLSWELDLWGKLRAQNAAGKSRFLASQYNRDALKLSIAALVSKTYFQLQAADEQLNIAKSTLETRQKTLELYQKRYRGGVISALELRQAEVEKATSEADVPRIAQLVRQTENALAVLVGRTPEQMVDGYIERARNTLRTPVALDLIPEALPSQLLVRRADIRAAEENLKAANADIGVARAAFLPSIGLTTAIGSQSLSLDGLFSAPARTWSFVGNIAAPIFQAGRISYGVKAAKAREQEMVATYRGAIQVAFRETLDALSAHGYTREQEMATNKQLTSIRGAVRLAQLRYDGGYSDYLTVLDAQRSMYQIQQSAVAVRLERLNSMVDLYKALGGGWDEAKSELKPELPKILVH; encoded by the coding sequence ATGAAAAAGATCATGACGATGGCCGTGGTAATGGCGTTGACAGGCTGTTCGGTAATGCCTACCTACCACCAGCCGGAAACCCCACTGCCTGCCGGTTTTAACGTTGAATCCACTCAAGGCCAAGATTTAAGCGTGTTGGTGGCCGATGAGTGGTGGCAAAACTTTGGCGACTCTAGTCTCAACCTCTTGGTGACCAGTGCTCTGATTTATAATCAAGACTTGGTTGCCGCTCAGGCCCGAGTGGAAGAAGCAGCTGCCAATGCCGGCATCGCTCGTAGTGCGCTGTTCCCGACAGTTGACGTGAACGGTAATTTTGCCCGTCAACGGACGTCGCAAGAAACCACAGCACCTGGCCAAGACCTGATCGGCGATGTGCGTACCGGTAATGCTCAGCTGTCTTGGGAGCTAGACCTGTGGGGCAAGCTACGCGCCCAAAATGCCGCAGGTAAATCACGCTTTTTAGCGTCGCAATACAATCGCGATGCCTTGAAGCTGTCGATTGCGGCCTTGGTGAGTAAAACCTATTTTCAACTGCAGGCGGCTGATGAGCAGTTAAACATCGCTAAAAGCACGTTGGAAACGCGTCAGAAAACCCTCGAGCTGTATCAAAAACGCTATCGTGGTGGGGTGATTTCGGCTTTGGAACTGCGTCAAGCCGAGGTTGAAAAAGCCACTTCTGAAGCTGATGTGCCGAGAATCGCACAGCTGGTACGCCAAACCGAAAACGCCTTGGCGGTGTTGGTTGGCCGTACGCCAGAGCAAATGGTGGACGGTTACATCGAGCGTGCCCGTAACACCTTACGCACGCCGGTGGCGCTGGATTTAATCCCAGAAGCCTTGCCTAGCCAGCTATTGGTGCGCCGAGCTGACATTCGTGCGGCAGAGGAAAACCTCAAGGCTGCAAATGCTGACATCGGTGTGGCGCGCGCTGCATTCTTGCCCTCGATTGGGTTGACGACGGCCATTGGTTCACAAAGCTTGTCTTTGGATGGTCTGTTTAGCGCCCCTGCACGGACGTGGAGCTTTGTGGGCAATATTGCCGCTCCGATCTTCCAAGCTGGCCGAATCAGCTATGGCGTGAAGGCTGCTAAGGCTCGTGAGCAAGAAATGGTGGCGACCTACCGTGGCGCCATTCAGGTGGCGTTCAGAGAAACCCTGGATGCCTTGAGTGCTCATGGCTATACGCGCGAGCAAGAAATGGCCACCAATAAGCAGTTAACGTCTATTCGTGGCGCTGTACGCTTAGCACAGTTACGCTATGACGGCGGTTATTCTGATTATTTGACCGTCTTGGACGCCCAGCGCAGTATGTATCAAATTCAGCAAAGTGCTGTTGCCGTTCGTTTAGAGCGTTTAAACAGCATGGTTGATTTATACAAAGCCTTAGGCGGCGGTTGGGATGAGGCGAAAAGTGAGCTGAAGCCAGAACTGCCTAAAATTTTGGTACACTAA
- the mgtE gene encoding magnesium transporter, whose amino-acid sequence MPETVQPDYASYHARRIADILIALGDDDAQVAPILVALDDDKIAETLKFLAPLKQQSILQLLAPERATAILEIMPIDEVTDLALILNQPSRNQFLARLSAEKAQKVQSFLGYSEDLVGSITTTEFIALSQKASVGEALAQTRAHAATAETVNSLYVVDDNRLLVGVVSIRRLLSHPDDALIGAIMDTDVGAIGVKERIEAAHRMIERNDWTSLPVIDEMGRILGLVTVDDIMEYSTLETTKDTMRMSGSLPLATPYFETSIWGLYKKRIFWILLLFVAEAYTGTVLKHYEDSLETVVALAFFIPLLVGTGGNTGTQVVATVIRSIGTGEIKFADTFKVMSREFMVGALIGVTVLVACLIRAYFLGVGKEVGLVVGITALFVVVWASIVASCLPIILTRLKLDPAVISSPMITTVVDGTGLIIYFTVAHALITALQ is encoded by the coding sequence ATGCCAGAAACCGTTCAGCCCGATTACGCCAGCTACCACGCTCGTCGGATTGCCGATATTTTGATTGCGTTAGGGGATGATGACGCTCAGGTGGCGCCGATTTTGGTGGCCTTAGACGACGACAAAATTGCCGAAACCCTAAAGTTTTTGGCCCCGCTTAAGCAACAAAGCATTTTGCAGCTGTTGGCGCCCGAACGCGCCACGGCCATTTTGGAAATCATGCCGATTGACGAAGTGACGGACTTAGCCTTGATTTTGAATCAGCCCAGCCGAAACCAGTTTTTGGCGCGGCTGTCGGCTGAAAAGGCACAGAAGGTTCAGTCATTCTTAGGTTATTCGGAAGATTTAGTGGGCAGTATCACCACCACGGAATTCATTGCGTTGAGTCAGAAGGCCAGCGTGGGTGAGGCCTTAGCCCAAACCCGAGCGCATGCGGCCACGGCGGAAACGGTGAACTCTTTGTACGTGGTAGACGACAATCGGTTGCTGGTCGGCGTGGTGTCGATTCGGCGTTTGCTTAGCCACCCAGATGATGCCTTAATCGGCGCCATTATGGACACCGATGTCGGCGCCATTGGGGTGAAGGAACGGATTGAGGCAGCGCATCGCATGATTGAGCGCAACGACTGGACTTCGCTACCGGTGATTGATGAAATGGGGCGCATCTTGGGCTTGGTGACGGTGGATGACATCATGGAATACAGCACCTTAGAAACCACCAAAGACACTATGCGTATGAGCGGTAGCTTGCCGCTGGCCACACCCTATTTTGAAACCTCGATTTGGGGCCTATATAAAAAGCGGATTTTCTGGATTTTACTGCTATTTGTGGCCGAGGCCTATACCGGTACGGTGCTCAAACACTATGAGGATTCTTTGGAAACCGTAGTGGCTTTAGCTTTCTTTATTCCACTTTTGGTGGGGACCGGCGGCAATACCGGGACTCAGGTGGTGGCGACGGTGATTCGCTCGATTGGCACCGGTGAAATTAAGTTTGCTGACACGTTTAAGGTGATGAGTCGAGAGTTTATGGTGGGTGCCCTAATAGGGGTGACGGTTTTGGTGGCCTGTTTGATTCGGGCCTATTTCCTTGGTGTCGGCAAAGAGGTGGGGCTAGTGGTAGGGATTACCGCGCTCTTTGTAGTGGTTTGGGCCTCGATCGTGGCGTCTTGCTTGCCGATTATTCTGACCCGCTTAAAGTTAGATCCAGCGGTGATTTCCAGCCCGATGATCACCACGGTGGTCGATGGTACCGGTTTGATTATTTACTTTACCGTGGCTCATGCGTTGATTACGGCGTTGCAATAA